Proteins co-encoded in one Pseudobdellovibrionaceae bacterium genomic window:
- the pyrF gene encoding orotidine-5'-phosphate decarboxylase, with protein sequence MMKNPIFIALDVNEWGKALELAQELSPLAGGFKVGPRLSLKATPLEWQKLADYGPIFYDPKFYDIPNTMVESLRACADKGISYVTIHAGSGLKAMEQVAKLEQQINTSQFFKVLGVTVLTSFDGTQNPIPGFTGTSLDDAVLTLTDLVAESGLTGVVCAGHEVSKVKYVHPDFFTVVPGIRLKEDSTDDQARVLEPQKALELGADALVVGRSVINEAYPKAKLQKYLDLLR encoded by the coding sequence ATGATGAAAAATCCAATTTTTATCGCATTGGATGTGAACGAGTGGGGCAAAGCCCTAGAGCTGGCGCAAGAGTTAAGCCCTTTAGCTGGAGGCTTTAAGGTCGGACCGCGCTTAAGCTTAAAAGCCACTCCTTTAGAATGGCAAAAATTAGCAGACTACGGGCCTATTTTTTATGATCCTAAATTTTATGACATCCCAAATACCATGGTGGAATCCTTGCGCGCCTGTGCGGATAAGGGGATCAGTTATGTCACAATTCATGCTGGAAGTGGGCTCAAAGCCATGGAACAAGTCGCAAAGCTAGAGCAACAGATAAACACGTCACAGTTTTTTAAAGTCTTAGGTGTGACAGTTTTGACATCTTTTGATGGCACTCAAAATCCTATTCCAGGATTTACGGGAACCAGCTTAGATGATGCTGTTTTGACATTGACGGATCTTGTCGCAGAAAGTGGCTTAACAGGTGTGGTGTGCGCAGGGCATGAAGTGTCTAAGGTCAAATATGTACACCCCGATTTTTTTACGGTTGTACCTGGAATCAGACTTAAAGAAGACTCCACCGACGATCAAGCCCGAGTTTTAGAACCGCAAAAGGCCCTTGAGCTTGGAGCTGACGCCCTAGTGGTCGGACGTTCCGTGATCAATGAGGCTTATCCTAAAGCGAAGTTGCAAAAATATTTGGATCTCTTGCGCTAA
- a CDS encoding proline--tRNA ligase, whose amino-acid sequence MQQHHIKWSSRFHKTFREAPGDADIPSQQLLIRAGLIKKLAPGIYTYGTLALRAIRKFENIIREELEASGCQEILMPMVQPLTLWEETGRAGIPELLKFKNRNDHDFCLGATHEEAVTDYIRNDISSYRDLPQCLYQIQTKYRDEIRPRFGLMRGREFIMKDAYSFDVDSETAKASYANLRKAYIRIFDRLGLEYRVVQADAGAIGGSLTEEFQVLAQVGEDLLLVSEASDFAANREICPRVYQATEGVPVFATIEEFATPNVRTIEALSKFMDIPEEHLVKTLFLKADGKSYAILLRGCDELNPIKLKNVFGFKEEPVMLSDEEVLALTGARPGSCGPQGLDVKVFADHYLKDFKSYIVGANKDGYHVKGLKPDVDFKIAKFVDIAFAKAGDPSPDGQGALTEVRGIEVGHIFYLGTKYSAAMKATYQDESGKLKPIEMGCYGIGVGRTVQAAIEQSHDKDGIIWPKSIAPYDLHLCILDPKEADVMEYTQKLLGELGALGLSAFVDDRNERPGVKFKDADLMGLPVRVVIGKRGFDQGEVEVVVRSTQAKSSAPLASAAATIKTSWENCK is encoded by the coding sequence ATGCAACAGCACCATATAAAGTGGTCAAGTCGGTTTCATAAAACATTCAGAGAGGCTCCTGGGGATGCTGATATTCCTAGTCAGCAGCTTCTTATTCGCGCAGGTTTAATTAAAAAATTAGCTCCTGGGATTTACACTTATGGTACCTTAGCTTTAAGGGCTATCAGAAAATTTGAAAATATCATCCGCGAAGAGTTAGAGGCTTCGGGCTGCCAAGAGATTTTAATGCCCATGGTGCAGCCCTTAACTTTGTGGGAAGAGACAGGCCGCGCAGGAATTCCTGAATTGTTAAAATTTAAAAACCGTAATGATCATGATTTTTGTCTTGGAGCGACTCACGAAGAAGCGGTGACGGATTATATTCGTAATGACATCTCTAGCTATCGTGACTTGCCTCAGTGTTTATATCAAATTCAAACTAAGTACCGTGATGAAATTCGCCCCCGTTTTGGTCTGATGCGAGGACGAGAGTTCATCATGAAAGACGCTTACAGTTTTGATGTGGACTCGGAAACAGCAAAGGCCAGTTACGCCAATTTACGAAAGGCCTATATTCGTATTTTTGATCGTTTGGGCTTAGAGTACCGTGTCGTGCAAGCCGACGCTGGTGCAATCGGTGGGTCTTTGACTGAAGAGTTTCAGGTTTTAGCACAAGTAGGAGAGGACCTGTTACTCGTGAGTGAGGCTTCTGACTTTGCGGCCAATCGTGAGATTTGCCCTCGTGTGTATCAGGCCACAGAAGGGGTGCCTGTTTTTGCCACAATAGAAGAGTTTGCCACTCCTAATGTTCGTACCATTGAAGCTCTGTCGAAATTTATGGATATACCAGAAGAACATCTGGTAAAGACTTTATTTTTAAAGGCCGATGGCAAGTCTTATGCCATCCTATTAAGAGGCTGCGACGAACTTAATCCCATTAAATTAAAAAATGTGTTTGGTTTTAAAGAAGAGCCCGTGATGCTTTCTGATGAAGAGGTCCTAGCTTTAACGGGTGCGCGTCCAGGAAGTTGTGGCCCACAAGGTTTGGATGTCAAAGTGTTCGCTGACCACTACCTTAAAGACTTTAAAAGCTACATCGTGGGTGCCAATAAAGACGGGTACCATGTAAAGGGCCTAAAACCTGATGTAGATTTTAAAATTGCTAAGTTTGTAGATATCGCTTTTGCTAAGGCAGGCGACCCGAGTCCTGATGGTCAAGGCGCATTGACCGAGGTGCGCGGCATTGAAGTTGGACATATTTTTTATTTAGGGACTAAGTACAGTGCTGCCATGAAAGCCACTTATCAAGACGAATCAGGTAAACTTAAACCCATAGAGATGGGTTGCTACGGTATTGGTGTAGGCCGAACCGTGCAAGCCGCCATAGAGCAGTCCCATGATAAAGACGGGATCATTTGGCCCAAGAGCATTGCGCCCTATGATCTTCACCTTTGCATTTTAGACCCTAAGGAAGCTGATGTGATGGAATACACTCAAAAGCTTTTAGGTGAACTGGGTGCTTTGGGGCTTTCGGCCTTTGTTGATGATCGCAACGAACGCCCTGGGGTGAAGTTTAAAGATGCCGATCTGATGGGTCTTCCTGTGAGAGTGGTGATTGGAAAACGTGGCTTTGATCAAGGTGAGGTGGAAGTAGTGGTGCGCAGCACACAAGCTAAGAGTTCCGCACCTTTGGCGTCTGCAGCTGCAACCATCAAAACCAGCTGGGAAAACTGCAAATAA
- a CDS encoding sigma-54 dependent transcriptional regulator, translating into MKNENVKILVVDDEAAICEVLSASLADESYQVQVAKDAAEALSIYNKFMPDIVLLDVWMPGGKDGIDVLKEIKNKPKSAQVIMMSGHGTIETAVGAVKMGAYDFVEKPLSMDRIGILIRNILDLEQERKDKENLLSQIQASLRLVGTSEESRRIRQMVTKISGADNWGLVKGEKGVGKLTVAKNIHYLSSRASGPFIHFQCTSIPEDLLEGELFGYAKGSKPGLEEDKKGVFEYAHKGTLYIENAESLTLGVQEKLMEALKSLKATRFGGTEAYDADVRVLISAPSDIESKVKSGQFREDLYYRLNVVPLEIKPLRERAVDIPILVDHFVDEICRKTGVKAKTLRPEAIEALKKYDWPGNVRELQNFIERLYILFDQNIEVGVEDLTYAGLKLQGEAGVIYKSYGTFREARAQFEKEFLLAKIEENNGNISKTSEAIGLERSYLHRKIKAYGIEVN; encoded by the coding sequence ATGAAAAATGAAAACGTAAAGATTCTTGTTGTAGATGATGAAGCAGCAATCTGTGAAGTTCTGTCGGCTTCATTGGCGGATGAAAGCTATCAGGTGCAAGTGGCTAAAGATGCCGCAGAAGCCTTAAGTATTTATAATAAATTTATGCCCGATATTGTGTTGTTAGATGTTTGGATGCCAGGCGGGAAAGACGGCATTGATGTCCTTAAAGAGATCAAAAACAAACCCAAGTCCGCCCAAGTGATCATGATGTCAGGTCATGGAACCATTGAAACCGCCGTGGGTGCGGTGAAGATGGGAGCTTATGATTTTGTCGAAAAGCCCCTGTCTATGGATCGCATCGGAATCCTGATACGAAATATTTTAGATTTGGAACAAGAAAGAAAAGACAAAGAGAATTTATTGTCACAAATTCAAGCCAGCTTACGTTTGGTGGGCACCAGCGAAGAGAGCCGTCGCATTCGACAAATGGTCACCAAAATTTCTGGAGCTGACAACTGGGGTCTAGTAAAAGGTGAAAAGGGCGTTGGAAAATTAACGGTAGCCAAAAACATTCATTACCTAAGCTCAAGAGCCAGCGGTCCATTTATTCACTTTCAGTGCACCTCCATCCCCGAAGATTTACTTGAAGGGGAACTATTTGGTTACGCTAAGGGCTCCAAGCCAGGCTTAGAAGAAGATAAAAAGGGCGTATTTGAATACGCCCATAAGGGCACGCTTTATATTGAAAATGCCGAGTCCCTCACTTTAGGTGTGCAAGAAAAGCTGATGGAAGCATTAAAGAGTCTTAAAGCCACCCGTTTTGGGGGAACAGAAGCTTATGATGCTGACGTGCGAGTTTTAATTTCTGCACCTAGTGATATTGAAAGTAAAGTGAAGTCTGGCCAATTCCGTGAAGACTTGTATTATCGCTTAAACGTTGTACCTCTAGAGATCAAACCTCTTCGTGAAAGAGCGGTGGACATTCCTATTTTGGTAGACCACTTTGTAGACGAGATTTGTCGCAAAACTGGGGTGAAAGCCAAAACTCTTCGCCCAGAAGCCATTGAAGCTCTTAAAAAGTATGATTGGCCAGGTAACGTGCGTGAGCTGCAAAACTTTATTGAAAGACTCTATATTTTATTTGATCAAAATATTGAAGTGGGAGTGGAAGACCTGACCTATGCAGGATTAAAGCTTCAAGGTGAGGCAGGGGTCATTTATAAAAGTTATGGAACCTTCCGTGAAGCGCGCGCCCAGTTTGAAAAAGAATTTTTGTTAGCTAAAATTGAAGAGAACAACGGCAACATCAGCAAGACCTCTGAAGCTATTGGACTTGAAAGAAGTTATTTGCATCGTAAAATCAAAGCTTATGGCATAGAGGTCAATTAA
- a CDS encoding ATP-binding protein, with protein sequence MSNEAQSVAEVSRRKREIFTLIPLIVLFVGLTWFQFQLFSISEKLPFHYAIFFFGLVNLNLLIFLALIYLIFRNLVKVYTESKIPLFGKSLRSKLMVAFFTFAFVPTFLMFLVSIFYINSSFDRWFALKGMGILDDSIQVTELYYQNLKKESYFLANQVAEKTTKVPLSAATKKNLESLMQNAQVDFLEVYDFTTKQRWIAQSNAFSADVASVVLPPIPWEELEALYSEDGDFSVSLDLNEGEDETQKGRLLRSIRSIPEKQKVVVVNRLIPFFLVEQINNLIEARDEYRQLTPFEFPLKSIYLITLVLMTMVILLGGTWFGLYLAGQLSKSLESLSRATREIAKGRYRTISIADSGSYEIDHLVSNFNQMAQTIEKSRHEIEDTNQSLQKTLHQLEESSDNIKAVIEHISTAVIYVDKDEVVTLINKKAEDLLSFSTKDLVGHKLAEVLSSILYNMFVRLKERLVHEGLSFVSAEEKLEFPSRSIRLKCTVSCLYHDDGTVRGYVLAGDDISLIAKAQRAEAWTEVATRVAHEIKNPLTPIKLSAERLQRKFSEQITDPAFVESIKMINQQVDIVKNLVNEFSYHARLPQLTLEKGSINDLVRENLWVYRHRIKGLSIDLDVDESLPSFYFDHDQLKRIIINLLDNAVDALEGTSDPRIRVQTRSLKDSELVQVTISDNGVGIPVEMVKKVFEPNYTTKSTGTGLGLSIVKKMIEEHSGRIYVQRSGEWTEFVFEIPLQPQDGERNKK encoded by the coding sequence TTGAGTAACGAAGCCCAATCCGTCGCAGAGGTATCCAGACGAAAAAGAGAGATATTCACTCTGATTCCTCTGATCGTACTTTTTGTGGGATTGACATGGTTTCAGTTTCAGTTGTTTTCAATCAGTGAGAAGTTGCCGTTTCACTATGCGATCTTCTTCTTTGGTTTAGTAAATTTAAATCTACTGATTTTCTTGGCCCTGATCTATTTGATCTTTAGAAATTTGGTTAAAGTTTATACGGAAAGTAAAATTCCCCTATTTGGTAAGTCTCTGCGTTCAAAACTGATGGTGGCCTTTTTTACTTTTGCATTTGTGCCGACCTTTTTGATGTTTTTAGTGTCCATCTTTTATATTAACAGCAGTTTTGATAGATGGTTTGCCCTTAAAGGGATGGGGATACTAGATGACTCCATACAGGTGACGGAGCTTTATTATCAGAACTTAAAAAAAGAGAGTTATTTTTTAGCCAACCAAGTGGCTGAAAAGACCACCAAAGTGCCTTTATCTGCTGCTACTAAAAAAAATCTAGAGTCATTGATGCAAAATGCTCAAGTGGACTTTTTAGAGGTTTATGATTTTACCACAAAACAACGTTGGATCGCCCAGAGCAATGCCTTTTCTGCTGATGTGGCCAGTGTGGTTCTTCCTCCCATTCCTTGGGAAGAATTAGAAGCCCTTTACAGCGAAGATGGTGATTTCAGTGTGAGTTTGGACTTAAACGAAGGGGAAGACGAAACTCAAAAAGGACGTCTTTTAAGATCTATTCGTTCCATTCCAGAAAAGCAAAAAGTGGTGGTGGTCAATAGACTGATCCCTTTCTTTTTGGTGGAGCAGATCAACAACCTCATCGAAGCCCGCGACGAGTACAGACAACTGACCCCGTTTGAATTTCCCTTAAAGAGCATTTACCTCATCACACTCGTATTGATGACCATGGTGATTCTCTTAGGTGGAACATGGTTTGGCTTATACTTAGCAGGGCAATTGTCAAAATCCTTAGAGAGCCTAAGTCGTGCCACCAGAGAGATCGCCAAAGGTCGTTACCGAACTATTTCTATTGCCGATTCGGGAAGTTATGAGATTGATCATTTGGTGTCTAACTTTAATCAAATGGCTCAGACCATTGAAAAGAGCCGTCATGAAATTGAAGACACCAATCAAAGTTTGCAAAAGACTTTGCATCAACTTGAAGAGTCCAGCGATAACATCAAGGCCGTGATTGAACATATCAGCACAGCCGTGATTTATGTAGATAAGGATGAGGTCGTCACTCTGATCAACAAGAAAGCCGAAGACCTATTAAGCTTTAGCACTAAAGATTTAGTGGGGCATAAGTTAGCAGAAGTTTTAAGCTCCATTCTTTATAATATGTTTGTAAGGCTTAAAGAGAGACTGGTGCATGAGGGTTTAAGTTTTGTCAGTGCAGAAGAAAAATTAGAATTTCCATCTCGATCTATTCGTTTAAAGTGTACGGTGTCTTGTTTGTACCACGATGATGGAACTGTCAGAGGTTATGTTTTGGCAGGGGATGACATCTCTTTGATTGCTAAAGCTCAAAGAGCCGAGGCATGGACAGAGGTGGCTACGCGTGTGGCCCATGAAATTAAAAACCCATTAACACCCATCAAGCTCTCGGCAGAACGTTTACAACGTAAATTTTCCGAACAGATCACTGACCCTGCCTTTGTGGAAAGCATTAAGATGATCAACCAGCAGGTGGACATTGTAAAAAACCTAGTGAATGAGTTCAGCTACCATGCTCGCCTGCCGCAATTGACTTTAGAGAAGGGCTCTATCAACGATCTGGTCAGGGAAAATCTTTGGGTTTATCGCCATAGAATCAAAGGCTTGAGCATTGATTTGGATGTGGATGAGAGCCTACCTAGCTTTTATTTTGACCATGACCAATTAAAAAGGATTATCATCAACCTCCTAGATAATGCTGTAGACGCCTTGGAAGGGACTTCTGACCCTCGAATCAGAGTGCAGACGCGCAGTTTAAAAGATTCCGAGTTGGTTCAAGTCACAATCAGTGATAATGGTGTGGGTATCCCTGTGGAAATGGTTAAAAAAGTATTTGAGCCCAACTATACAACGAAGTCCACAGGAACGGGGTTGGGTTTGTCCATTGTGAAAAAGATGATTGAAGAGCACTCTGGACGCATTTATGTTCAACGAAGTGGGGAATGGACGGAGTTTGTTTTTGAAATTCCTCTACAACCACAAGATGGAGAAAGGAACAAGAAATGA
- the ribH gene encoding 6,7-dimethyl-8-ribityllumazine synthase, translating into MRVGIVTAEFNAQYTQELEDGAKRFLASVGVTDIHVLKVPGAFELGLGAKFFLKEKKCDYAICLGVVIRGETDHYDFVCKAAQEGCLQVSLEMEKPVAFGVLTVNNYEQMYDRIWGRKGNNGYHVAKAGYDTVMNLNKLKERNLE; encoded by the coding sequence ATGAGAGTAGGAATAGTCACCGCAGAGTTCAATGCTCAATACACCCAAGAGTTAGAAGACGGTGCTAAAAGATTTTTGGCCAGCGTGGGTGTGACAGACATCCATGTTCTTAAAGTTCCTGGAGCCTTCGAGTTAGGTCTAGGAGCTAAGTTTTTTTTAAAAGAAAAAAAATGTGACTATGCCATCTGTTTGGGTGTGGTGATTCGCGGAGAAACGGATCACTATGACTTTGTTTGTAAGGCTGCCCAAGAGGGGTGCTTGCAAGTCAGCTTGGAAATGGAAAAGCCTGTCGCGTTTGGAGTATTAACGGTCAATAATTACGAACAAATGTATGATCGCATCTGGGGTCGTAAAGGCAACAATGGTTACCATGTGGCCAAAGCAGGGTATGACACGGTGATGAACCTGAACAAACTCAAAGAGCGTAACCTTGAGTAA
- the ribB gene encoding 3,4-dihydroxy-2-butanone-4-phosphate synthase — MNHPKELIEDIRNGKMVILVDDEDRENEGDLVMAADFISPEAVNFMITEARGLVCLALTTAQVEKLKLDQMIPLDKNKSQNKTAFTVSIEASKGVSTGISPADRAHTIRVASHPNAMATDISVPGHIFPIKAQNGGVLKRAGHTEGSVDLARMAGLNPAAVICEIINPDGSMARVEDLRAFAKKHDLKVGTIVDLIEYRLQTETFVEETTHHSTLDMNEDNVIVKVFKDELEGQEHLVIIKGALKKGEPTYVRVQAQNILDELIGGISSSRQKIEACLEFFSDERPGVLVYLQKGHNLTQQVSNIDRKLPMDIKNYGVGAQILKSLGLTQVRLITDSDNTPSTIKAYGIEIVETVAFSKIVDQDWATSFNAASDKSTKVTL; from the coding sequence ATGAATCACCCTAAGGAGCTCATAGAAGACATTCGTAATGGCAAAATGGTCATTCTGGTTGATGATGAGGATCGTGAGAATGAGGGTGACTTGGTCATGGCTGCGGACTTCATCAGTCCTGAGGCTGTGAACTTTATGATCACAGAAGCTAGAGGTTTAGTGTGTTTGGCCTTAACCACCGCACAAGTGGAAAAATTAAAGTTAGATCAAATGATTCCTCTGGATAAAAACAAATCGCAAAACAAAACGGCATTCACTGTAAGCATTGAAGCTTCAAAAGGAGTGTCTACGGGAATTTCTCCTGCGGACCGTGCTCACACTATTCGTGTGGCCTCCCATCCTAATGCTATGGCCACTGACATCTCTGTGCCAGGGCATATTTTTCCCATTAAGGCGCAAAACGGGGGAGTGCTTAAGCGTGCGGGTCACACAGAAGGAAGTGTGGATTTAGCACGCATGGCGGGGCTCAATCCTGCAGCTGTGATCTGTGAGATCATCAACCCCGATGGGTCTATGGCCCGTGTGGAAGATCTTCGCGCGTTTGCCAAGAAGCATGATTTAAAAGTTGGAACTATTGTGGACCTCATTGAATATCGCCTACAAACAGAAACTTTTGTCGAAGAGACCACCCATCATTCCACCCTTGATATGAACGAAGACAATGTGATCGTGAAAGTTTTTAAGGATGAGCTTGAAGGACAAGAGCATTTGGTCATCATCAAAGGCGCTCTTAAAAAGGGCGAACCTACCTATGTGCGAGTGCAAGCGCAAAATATTTTAGATGAGTTGATCGGGGGCATATCCAGTTCTCGACAAAAGATCGAAGCTTGCTTGGAGTTCTTTTCTGATGAAAGACCTGGGGTTCTTGTTTATCTGCAAAAAGGTCACAATCTCACACAGCAAGTGTCAAACATTGATAGAAAATTACCTATGGATATTAAGAACTATGGTGTGGGAGCGCAAATCCTGAAGTCTTTAGGCTTAACCCAAGTGAGACTCATCACAGATTCTGATAATACTCCTAGCACGATCAAAGCTTATGGGATTGAAATCGTAGAGACCGTGGCGTTTTCTAAAATTGTAGATCAAGATTGGGCCACCTCTTTTAATGCCGCGAGTGACAAGTCTACGAAGGTGACGTTATGA
- a CDS encoding riboflavin synthase, whose translation MFSGIVESSSPILSFEQTDEFVFRLIVGRPAFFDDIKLGDSVATNGVCLTVVSFDTDRLSFDVAKETLAVTGWASDSKLQPHQQVNLERSLRFGDRVHGHFLSGHVDELGEVVKAEPLDDSTWLLGIQLSLRSLPYVWKKGSIGLSGVSLTVNEFKDRTVEVGLIPETLKLTNLKSFKVGDKINIEYDWMAKAIYHQTQNLKSERKI comes from the coding sequence ATGTTTTCTGGAATTGTAGAGTCCTCTTCACCCATCCTTTCTTTTGAACAAACCGATGAGTTTGTCTTTCGTTTGATTGTAGGTCGTCCTGCATTTTTTGATGACATCAAGCTGGGTGACAGTGTGGCCACCAATGGGGTGTGTTTAACGGTTGTGAGTTTTGATACGGACAGGCTGTCCTTTGATGTGGCCAAAGAGACTCTTGCGGTCACAGGTTGGGCCAGCGATTCAAAATTACAACCTCATCAGCAGGTCAACCTTGAAAGATCCTTACGTTTTGGAGACCGAGTGCATGGTCACTTTCTATCTGGCCACGTAGATGAACTGGGCGAAGTGGTGAAGGCCGAGCCTTTAGATGATTCCACCTGGCTCTTAGGCATTCAGCTGAGCCTCCGTTCTTTGCCTTATGTGTGGAAGAAGGGAAGCATTGGTTTAAGTGGTGTCAGCCTGACTGTGAATGAGTTTAAGGATCGTACAGTCGAAGTGGGATTGATTCCTGAAACCCTAAAGCTGACGAATCTGAAAAGTTTTAAAGTCGGAGATAAAATCAATATTGAGTATGATTGGATGGCCAAAGCCATTTATCATCAAACCCAAAATTTAAAAAGTGAGAGGAAGATATGA
- a CDS encoding AAA family ATPase, translating to MGQNETLWFLVLAQSGIDIEGLKTKLNKLVAEAPVLSSNPERVRFSEAAVNVILASEKWRTELKDEFLSTEHFLLGFYEKKQNPIYDELKVKFKKIEDLKERIMSLRNNQNIQSDHPEAELQVLEKYCRDLTQLANEGKLDPVIGRDEEIRRVIQILARRTKNNPVLIGEPGVGKTAIAEGLALRIVNGDVPEILQNKKLMSLDMGALLAGAKYRGEFEERLKALVKAITDSHGEIILFIDEIHTLVGAGKTEGAMDAGQILKPALARGELRCIGATTLDEYRKYIEKDKALERRFQSTLIEEPSVEDTITILRGIKEKYELHHGIKIKDSALVAAAKLSDRYISSRFLPDKAIDLIDEAASQLNIEVHSVPKELDELNRTVTRLSVELKALQQEGVEKAKINELSDRLKTVQAEQETLQIRWTQEKETLLKAQEIKAEIDEAKNLILKSEREGNLEEAARLKYGRVPELQKQLQEYEEKAKANREGLLREEIGPQEIAQVVSAWTKIPVSKLNQKELDKYLQLESQLEQRVVGQEKALSEIAHAVRRSRAEIADPNRPIGSFLFLGPTGVGKTETVKALAEVLFDSDSEVVRIDMSEYMEKHSVARLIGAPPGYVGYEEGGQLTERVRRKPFSVVLFDEMEKAHSDVFNVLLQVLDDGRLTDGQGREVDFKNTIIIMTSNLGSDIISDGSLSEDEKSKRLDQRMKEHFRPEFLNRLDSVVMFEPLKEVEIEKIVAIQIDRVLKRLKEKNIDFVIDETAKKYLAHKGYDPQFGARPLKRLIDREILNKMAEKLLAGEIEDGDSVSIKATDFGIHLEISKKV from the coding sequence ATGGGGCAAAATGAGACACTTTGGTTTTTGGTTCTGGCCCAGAGCGGGATAGATATTGAGGGACTCAAGACAAAATTAAATAAGCTTGTGGCCGAGGCCCCAGTGCTTTCATCAAATCCTGAGCGAGTGCGTTTTTCAGAAGCGGCAGTCAATGTGATTTTGGCTTCAGAAAAATGGAGAACAGAACTTAAAGATGAGTTTTTATCAACGGAACATTTTCTATTGGGGTTCTATGAAAAGAAACAAAACCCTATTTACGATGAGTTAAAAGTTAAATTTAAAAAAATTGAAGATTTAAAGGAAAGAATTATGAGTTTAAGAAACAATCAAAATATTCAATCAGATCACCCCGAGGCCGAATTACAAGTGCTTGAAAAGTACTGTCGGGATCTGACTCAGTTAGCAAACGAGGGAAAGCTTGATCCTGTGATCGGAAGAGACGAAGAGATCAGAAGGGTGATTCAGATCTTAGCACGTAGAACTAAAAATAACCCTGTACTTATTGGTGAACCTGGTGTGGGTAAAACAGCCATCGCTGAAGGTTTGGCTTTAAGAATCGTCAATGGGGACGTACCAGAAATTTTACAGAATAAAAAACTAATGAGCCTAGACATGGGCGCTCTTTTGGCAGGAGCCAAATACCGAGGTGAGTTTGAAGAAAGACTTAAGGCCCTAGTAAAGGCTATCACTGACAGCCATGGAGAGATCATTTTATTTATAGATGAAATCCACACTCTGGTGGGAGCAGGAAAAACAGAAGGCGCCATGGACGCAGGACAGATTTTAAAACCTGCTTTAGCCAGAGGGGAATTGAGATGTATTGGTGCCACCACTTTGGATGAATACCGAAAGTACATTGAAAAGGATAAAGCTCTTGAAAGAAGATTCCAGTCTACACTGATCGAAGAGCCTTCTGTGGAAGACACCATCACGATCTTAAGAGGAATTAAAGAGAAGTATGAACTTCACCACGGGATCAAGATCAAAGACTCTGCACTGGTGGCTGCGGCCAAGTTGAGTGATAGATATATCAGCTCTAGATTTTTGCCTGATAAGGCCATTGACTTGATTGATGAAGCCGCTAGTCAACTTAACATCGAAGTGCACAGTGTGCCTAAGGAGCTTGATGAGTTAAACAGAACCGTAACCCGCTTAAGTGTTGAGCTTAAAGCCTTACAACAAGAGGGTGTGGAAAAAGCAAAGATCAATGAACTCAGTGACAGATTAAAAACCGTTCAAGCTGAGCAAGAGACTTTACAAATACGCTGGACTCAGGAAAAGGAAACTTTACTTAAAGCTCAAGAGATCAAAGCTGAAATTGATGAAGCTAAAAATTTAATTCTGAAGTCAGAACGAGAAGGTAATTTAGAAGAGGCCGCCAGATTAAAATATGGCCGCGTACCTGAATTGCAAAAACAATTACAAGAGTACGAAGAAAAGGCCAAAGCCAATCGTGAAGGCCTATTGCGTGAAGAGATCGGCCCACAAGAGATTGCCCAAGTGGTGTCAGCATGGACTAAAATTCCTGTATCCAAGCTCAACCAAAAAGAGTTGGACAAATACTTACAACTTGAATCTCAGTTAGAGCAACGAGTTGTGGGACAAGAAAAAGCCTTGTCTGAAATTGCCCACGCTGTGCGTAGATCTCGCGCAGAGATTGCCGACCCTAATAGACCCATAGGTAGTTTTTTGTTTTTAGGACCTACAGGGGTTGGGAAAACAGAAACTGTAAAAGCTCTGGCAGAAGTTTTGTTTGATTCCGATTCAGAAGTAGTGCGCATTGATATGAGTGAGTATATGGAAAAACACTCTGTAGCGAGACTGATCGGAGCGCCTCCAGGGTATGTCGGTTATGAAGAAGGTGGGCAACTTACTGAACGCGTTCGACGTAAACCTTTTAGCGTGGTGCTCTTTGATGAAATGGAAAAGGCGCATTCGGATGTGTTTAACGTTTTACTACAGGTCTTAGATGATGGACGCCTCACCGACGGTCAGGGGCGTGAGGTGGACTTTAAAAACACCATCATCATTATGACTTCTAACTTAGGATCAGATATTATTTCTGATGGCAGTTTATCTGAGGACGAAAAGTCCAAACGTTTGGATCAACGAATGAAAGAGCATTTTAGACCTGAGTTCTTAAATCGTTTAGATTCTGTGGTGATGTTTGAACCTCTTAAAGAAGTGGAGATCGAAAAGATCGTTGCGATCCAAATCGACAGAGTTTTAAAGCGTCTTAAAGAGAAAAACATTGATTTTGTTATTGATGAGACCGCTAAAAAATACTTGGCTCATAAAGGGTATGACCCACAATTTGGGGCTAGACCTTTGAAGAGGTTAATTGACCGCGAGATTTTAAATAAGATGGCTGAAAAGCTTTTGGCGGGCGAGATTGAGGACGGCGATAGTGTCTCAATTAAAGCAACAGATTTTGGTATTCACCTAGAAATTTCCAAAAAAGTGTAG